The proteins below come from a single Eptesicus fuscus isolate TK198812 chromosome 5, DD_ASM_mEF_20220401, whole genome shotgun sequence genomic window:
- the NOP10 gene encoding H/ACA ribonucleoprotein complex subunit 3, with translation MFLQYYLNEQGDRVYTLKKFDPIGQQTCSAHPARFSPDDKYSRHRVTIKKRFKVLMTQQPRPVL, from the exons ATGTTTCTCCAGTATTACCTCAATGAACAGGGAGACCGGGTCTATACCCTGAAG AAGTTTGATCCTATCGGACAGCAGACCTGCTCGGCCCATCCTGCTCGGTTCTCCCCAGACGACAAATACTCTCGACACCGAGTCACCATCAAGAAACGTTTCAAGGTGCTGATGACCCAGCAACCGCGCCCTGTACTGTGA